One window of the Pelobates fuscus isolate aPelFus1 chromosome 12, aPelFus1.pri, whole genome shotgun sequence genome contains the following:
- the AMPD3 gene encoding AMP deaminase 3 isoform X2, which yields MPRQFPRLSVSEVDEQVRLLAEKVFAKVLREEDSKDAFSLFTVPEDCPIGQKEAKERELEREFAEQNSAETVKRKKSFKMIRSQSLSLQIPSLDWKAPAVTPILSPVSPVPPPATIRGPGPSVQEAYDVPEFQRMTISGDYCAGITLDDYEQAANGLSKALLIREKYSRLAYHRFPRTTSQYLCTMNDESWKMEDEVFPELNPPPDKDTYNLENVPANLNYVVKLRAGIPHIYDNNEMAEKHEPRSYPYPDLETYTLDLSHILALITDGPTKTYCHRRLNFLQSKFKLHEMLNEMSELKELKSVPHRDFYNVRKVDTHIHAAACMNQKHLLRFIKHSYRTEPDKVVTEKNGKKMTLKELFESLHMDPYDLTVDSLDVHAGRQTFHRFDKFNAKYNPVGASELRDLYLKTENYIDGEYFARIVKEVAGELEESKYQYSEPRLSIYGRSPKEWDVLAKWFIKHRVYSPHMRFMIQVPRIFDIFRTKKILPDFGKMLENIFLPLFEATINPSDHKELYLFMNYVTGFDSVDDESKHNDHMFSNKSPAPEEWTQEQNPPYSYYLFYMYANVMLLNNLRKERGMSTFLFRPHCGEAGSITHLVSAFLSADNISHGLNLKKSPVLQYLYYLAQIPIAMSPLSNNSLFLEYSKNPLREFLHKGLIVSLSTDDPMQFHYTKEALMEEYAIAAQVWKLSTCDLCEIARYSVLQSGLSDKEKKHFLGANYMKEGPEGNDISRTNVAQIRMAYRYETLCNELSFLADAMHSAEITDTHAN from the exons AAAGAAAAGTTTTAAGATGATCCGGTCCCAGTCCCTATCCTTACAAATCCCATCTCTGGATTGGAAGGCACCAGCCGTGACGCCTATTCTTTCCCCCGTGTCTCCAGTTCCACCGCCAGCCACTATTCGAGGTCCAGGGCCATCAGTCCAAGAGGCATATGATGTTCCTGAATTTCAGAGAATGACCATTTCTGGAGATTACTGTGCTGGG ATAACCTTAGATGACTATGAACAGGCTGCAAATGGACTCTCCAAAGCCTTGCTCATCCGAGAGAAATATTCGCGACTGGCATATCATCGGTTCCCGCGAACAACTTCCCAGTATCTGTGCACTATGAATGATGAAAGCTGGAAAATGGAGGATGAAGTCTTTCCAG AGCTAAACCCTCCTCCTGACAAGGATACGTACAATCTGGAAAATGTTCCCGCAAATCTGAATTATGTAGTGAAACTAAGAGCCGGAATCCCTCACATCTATGACAATAACGAGATGGCAGAAAAGCATGAGCCGAGAAGCTATCCATACCCGGATTTAGAGACGTACACCCTGGACCTCAGCCACATCCTGGCTCTCATCACGGACGGTCCAAC AAAGACGTACTGCCACAGACGACTTAATTTCCTGCAATCTAAATTTAAGCTTCACGAGATGTTGAATGAAATGTCCGAATTAAAGGAACTGAAAAGCGTGCCTCACCGTGACTTCTATAACGTGCGGAAG GTGGACACTCATATCCACGCCGCGGCCTGCATGAACCAGAAACACTTACTACGATTCATCAAACACAGTTACCGCACTGAGCCCGACAAGGTCGTAACGGagaaaaatgggaaaaagatGACTCTGAAGGAATTGTTTGAAAGTCTTCACATGGACCCCTACGATCTGACGGTGGACTCACTTGATGTTCACGCT GGTAGACAGACATTTCATCGGTTTGATAAATTTAATGCCAAATATAATCCTGTGGGAGCCAGCGAGTTACGTGATCTCTATCTGAAGACAGAAAACTATATAGACGGGGAATATTTTGCTCGGATTGTTAAG GAAGTTGCTGGTGAATTGGAAGAAAGTAAATATCAATACAGTGAGCCACGGTTATCCATCTATGGACGATCCCCCAAGGAATGGGATGTCTTGGCAAAATGGTTCATTAAACACAGGGTATATTCTCCCCACATGCGCTTCATGATCCAAGTTCCACGAATCTT TGACATATTCAGAACAAAGAAGATTCTTCCGGATTTTGGCAAAAtgctagaaaatatatttttgccgTTATTTGAGGCGACTATTAACCCTTCGGATCACAAAGAGCTTTATCTCTTCATGAACTAT GTGACCGGGTTTGATAGTGTGGATGATGAGTCAAAACACAACGACCACATGTTTTCAAACAAAAGTCCAGCCCCTGAAGAGTGGACCCAGGAACAGAACCCTCCGTACAGTTACTATTTGTTCTATATGTACGCCAACGTCATGCTTCTCAACAACCTGCGCAA GGAGAGAGGGATGAGCACATTTCTGTTTAGACCTCACTGTGGAGAAGCTGGTTCCATCACACACCTTGTATCTGCCTTTTTATCGGCTGACAATATATCGCACGGGTTAAACCTCAAAAAG AGTCCAGTACTGCAGTATCTATATTACCTCGCCCAGATACCCATCGCCATGTCCCCACTGAGTAACAACAGTCTGTTCCTGGAATACTCCAAGAATCCACTCCGTGAATTTCTACACAAAGGGCTCATTGTGTCTCTCTCCACCGATGATCCCATGCAGTTTCATTACACCAAG GAAGCACTGATGGAGGAATACGCCATTGCAGCCCAGGTCTGGAAGCTCAGTACATGTGACTTGTGCGAGATTGCACGATACAGCGTCTTACAGAGTGGCCTGTCAGACAAG gAAAAGAAGCATTTCCTGGGTGCAAATTACATGAAGGAAGGTCCCGAGGGAAATGACATTAGCAGAACGAACGTCGCTCAGATCCGGATGGCTTACAGATATGAAACTTTATGCAATGAGCTCAGTTTCCTGGCAGACGCAATGCATTCTGCGGAGATTACTGACACTCATGCAAATTAA